A single genomic interval of Epinephelus fuscoguttatus linkage group LG22, E.fuscoguttatus.final_Chr_v1 harbors:
- the LOC125882949 gene encoding HMG box-containing protein 1-like isoform X2, which produces MKRTSCTELTNQNERSCRLTAALANSIAGGKVFIPAPFPVQGDCFVPVDIMVWEVVTPAVLSNDPKHQSVRHSEPQEEMMDADGDQPHDLLCFEQHLPASPGFPTSDSYMEYDDLPDLQEVQEEAEPTAPPVYQVDVGVSHQERHAHTQPPDTHWLTQLAHIATGPQSPLLQEPLNSSSSSVCLSSTSSNLHSYARPPPPLPSSTLSPPRGHGRERRRSRKSSECGSAVSTRSSLSDDEDMGWSFSCPPTAWHCFLKGTHLRFHHGSNVEWQDVEDLDSADEDSGDEEQSRSLKSYGSEGLQLVEHSEIVLSGQTVLQLTFDPGAFGHAPMTARCQLDHPFYVKNKGRSGRRTLELLKTYHLIYTLFYFLSGWSSFHPSLTVVHYGIPCYEMEVGDVCLPPGHRDAKHTDDSQVFDTFRSYDFTPLDSSAVYVLSSMARRRRASQSSGGAVSPDRDTSQDSHSPGHSHSPHQKPTKAQQASPAGSNNVTPQKCKRPMNAFMLFAKKFRVEYTQMYPGKDNRAISVLLGERWKKMRSEERRAFTVQAKALADEQKRLNPDCWKRKRTNSGCQGN; this is translated from the exons ATGAAGAGGACAAGCTGCACggagctgaccaatcagaatgaGAGGAGCTGTAGATTGACAGCAGCTCTGGCCAATAGCATCGCTGGAGGAAAGGTGTTTATACCAGCCCCCTTTCCCGTACAAGGCGACTGTTTTG TGCCTGTGGACATCATGGTTTGGGAGGTGGTGACCCCAGCTGTGCTGTCCAACGACCCCAAACATCAGAGCGTGCGGCATTCTGAGCCTCAGG AAGAGATGATGGATGCAGATGGAGACCAACCACATGACCTGCTCTGCTTTGAGCAACACCTCCCCGCCTCACCTGGCTTCCCCACCAGTGACAGCTACATGGAATACG ATGACCTCCCAGACCTGCAGGAGGTCCAGGAGGAGGCGGAGCCAACAGCACCACCGGTCTACCAGGTGGACGTGGGTGTGTCACACCAGGAgcgacatgcacacacacagcctcctgacacacactggctgACGCAGCTGGCTCACATCGCCACTGGACCTCAGAGCCCACTGCTGCAGGAGCCTCTTAACAGCAG CTCCTCTTCAGTCTGCCTCTCCAGCACCAGCAGTAATCTACATTCCTACGCtcggcctcctcctcctctccccagcagcacCTTGTCGCCCCCTAGAGGTCATGGCAGGGAGCGTCGGCGCAGCAGG AAGAGCAGTGAGTGTGGTTCTGCTGTGTCAACCAGATCCTCTCTGTCTGACGATGAAGACATGGGCTGGAGCTTCTCCTGTCCACCCACCGCCTGGCACTGCTTTCTCAAAG GCACTCACCTGCGTTTCCACCACGGCTCTAATGTGGAGTGGCAGGATGTCGAGGACCTGGACtctgctgatgaagactctGGTGATGAGGAACAATCCAGGTCTCTGAAG AGTTATGGCTCTGAGGGTTTGCAGCTTGTGGAACATTCAGAGATTGTGCTGTCTGGTCAGACTGTCCtacagctgacctttgaccctggaGCATTCGGACATGCTCCCATGACCGCCCGGTGCCAACTTGACCACCCCTTCTACGTCAAAAACAAAGGTAGGAGTGGTAGGAGAACACTGGAACTGTTAAAAACATATCATCTTATTTACACtctgttttactttttatcagGGTGGTCGTCATTTCACCCGAGCTTGACCGTGGTGCATTATGGGATACCATGCTATGAAATGGAGGTTGGAGATGTGTGCCTCCCTCCAGGACACAGAGATGCCAAACACACCGATGACTCGCAGGTCTTTGACACATTTAGGAG TTATGATTTCACTCCTCTGGACTCCTCTGCGGTTTACGTGTTGAGCAGTATGGCCAGGCGGCGGCGTGCGTCCCAGTCCAGCGGGGGAGCTGTTTCTCCAGACAGAGACACATCACAAG ACAGCCACAGTCCAGGTCACTCCCACTCTCCTCATCAAAAGCCAACCAAAGCCCAGCAAGCCAGCCCAGCAGGAAGTAATAACGTCACACCCCAAAAGTGCAAGCGGCCAATGAACGCCTTCATGCTGTTTGCCAAGAAGTTCAGGGTGGAGTACACACAAATGTACCCGGGCAAGGACAACAG agcgATCAGCGTCCTCCTCGGGGAGCGATGGAAGAAAATGCGAAGTGAGGAGCGACGGGCGTTCACAGTGCAAGCCAAAGCCCTCGCAGACGAACAGAAAAGACTCAACCCAGACTGCTGGAAACGCAAACGAACCAACTCt GGTTGTCAGGGAAATTAA
- the LOC125882949 gene encoding HMG box-containing protein 1-like isoform X4, which translates to MKRTSCTELTNQNERSCRLTAALANSIAGGKVFIPAPFPVQGDCFVPVDIMVWEVVTPAVLSNDPKHQSVRHSEPQGEHTEEMMDADGDQPHDLLCFEQHLPASPGFPTSDSYMEYDDLPDLQEVQEEAEPTAPPVYQVDVGVSHQERHAHTQPPDTHWLTQLAHIATGPQSPLLQEPLNSSSSSVCLSSTSSNLHSYARPPPPLPSSTLSPPRGHGRERRRSRKSSECGSAVSTRSSLSDDEDMGWSFSCPPTAWHCFLKGTHLRFHHGSNVEWQDVEDLDSADEDSGDEEQSRSLKSYGSEGLQLVEHSEIVLSGQTVLQLTFDPGAFGHAPMTARCQLDHPFYVKNKGWSSFHPSLTVVHYGIPCYEMEVGDVCLPPGHRDAKHTDDSQVFDTFRSYDFTPLDSSAVYVLSSMARRRRASQSSGGAVSPDRDTSQDSHSPGHSHSPHQKPTKAQQASPAGSNNVTPQKCKRPMNAFMLFAKKFRVEYTQMYPGKDNRAISVLLGERWKKMRSEERRAFTVQAKALADEQKRLNPDCWKRKRTNSGCQGN; encoded by the exons ATGAAGAGGACAAGCTGCACggagctgaccaatcagaatgaGAGGAGCTGTAGATTGACAGCAGCTCTGGCCAATAGCATCGCTGGAGGAAAGGTGTTTATACCAGCCCCCTTTCCCGTACAAGGCGACTGTTTTG TGCCTGTGGACATCATGGTTTGGGAGGTGGTGACCCCAGCTGTGCTGTCCAACGACCCCAAACATCAGAGCGTGCGGCATTCTGAGCCTCAGGGTGAGCACACAG AAGAGATGATGGATGCAGATGGAGACCAACCACATGACCTGCTCTGCTTTGAGCAACACCTCCCCGCCTCACCTGGCTTCCCCACCAGTGACAGCTACATGGAATACG ATGACCTCCCAGACCTGCAGGAGGTCCAGGAGGAGGCGGAGCCAACAGCACCACCGGTCTACCAGGTGGACGTGGGTGTGTCACACCAGGAgcgacatgcacacacacagcctcctgacacacactggctgACGCAGCTGGCTCACATCGCCACTGGACCTCAGAGCCCACTGCTGCAGGAGCCTCTTAACAGCAG CTCCTCTTCAGTCTGCCTCTCCAGCACCAGCAGTAATCTACATTCCTACGCtcggcctcctcctcctctccccagcagcacCTTGTCGCCCCCTAGAGGTCATGGCAGGGAGCGTCGGCGCAGCAGG AAGAGCAGTGAGTGTGGTTCTGCTGTGTCAACCAGATCCTCTCTGTCTGACGATGAAGACATGGGCTGGAGCTTCTCCTGTCCACCCACCGCCTGGCACTGCTTTCTCAAAG GCACTCACCTGCGTTTCCACCACGGCTCTAATGTGGAGTGGCAGGATGTCGAGGACCTGGACtctgctgatgaagactctGGTGATGAGGAACAATCCAGGTCTCTGAAG AGTTATGGCTCTGAGGGTTTGCAGCTTGTGGAACATTCAGAGATTGTGCTGTCTGGTCAGACTGTCCtacagctgacctttgaccctggaGCATTCGGACATGCTCCCATGACCGCCCGGTGCCAACTTGACCACCCCTTCTACGTCAAAAACAAAG GGTGGTCGTCATTTCACCCGAGCTTGACCGTGGTGCATTATGGGATACCATGCTATGAAATGGAGGTTGGAGATGTGTGCCTCCCTCCAGGACACAGAGATGCCAAACACACCGATGACTCGCAGGTCTTTGACACATTTAGGAG TTATGATTTCACTCCTCTGGACTCCTCTGCGGTTTACGTGTTGAGCAGTATGGCCAGGCGGCGGCGTGCGTCCCAGTCCAGCGGGGGAGCTGTTTCTCCAGACAGAGACACATCACAAG ACAGCCACAGTCCAGGTCACTCCCACTCTCCTCATCAAAAGCCAACCAAAGCCCAGCAAGCCAGCCCAGCAGGAAGTAATAACGTCACACCCCAAAAGTGCAAGCGGCCAATGAACGCCTTCATGCTGTTTGCCAAGAAGTTCAGGGTGGAGTACACACAAATGTACCCGGGCAAGGACAACAG agcgATCAGCGTCCTCCTCGGGGAGCGATGGAAGAAAATGCGAAGTGAGGAGCGACGGGCGTTCACAGTGCAAGCCAAAGCCCTCGCAGACGAACAGAAAAGACTCAACCCAGACTGCTGGAAACGCAAACGAACCAACTCt GGTTGTCAGGGAAATTAA
- the pik3cg gene encoding phosphatidylinositol 4,5-bisphosphate 3-kinase catalytic subunit gamma isoform yields MDGQQIQVSDEEPKVLREETRRRRRKKAITSSSCTSMDQITVEFVLPTATRGGNSPDTLLLEVAGNWTVEQVKAQVWLKAVTLNLCPDFYQRYSPDHCILLYQKKGNICEIYDKHQVFQTLDCIRYWRALKKDVGRIQLAPRPQPSDESLQYQRYLNYLIGYDVTDVSNVHDDELEFTRRKLLTPRRIELSDRDAKLYSMDPWVTRKPLPDHLLSKVSNGHILVVIHISTASQTIKVSIDDTPAQVLVSFFAKTANKRVLLGIPDNMCEADFVLRVCGREEYLYGDKPLQNFNWIRQCLKNGEEIHLVLERPPDTELDLVQKEDWAQVDDCTGVAGTHEQLTIDEKDHERVFTISMWDCNRKFRVKVLGIDIPSLPKIPEFIVFIEASIFHGQQLLAQERTSSKTFNEEVLWNCWLEFNIKIKDLPKGARLNLQVSCGKQPLTPNSKGASAYQDSTAGTGSHDGKTKSRLLYYVNLLLIDHRSLLRQGEFILHMWKMPEKSEESSSSINADKLTSATNPDKASAMAIAILLDKYCYPVVLPKSRDVGRDIGAGSEEAEGGERGQREMPNHLKKQFAAIVATDPLHPLSPEDKELLWHFRHECMRDPRAYPKLLGSVRWGKQEDVLAIHRLLERSSAWDSSGLDVGLAMQLLDCHYSDAQVRSMAVRKLETLGDDDVLRYLLQLVQAVKFEPYHDSALVRFLLKRALRSKRIGHFLFWFLRSEIAQSMHYQQRYAVLLEAYLRGCGEDMLQDFRKQVEMTEALQKVTREMKAMSAEKYDITVQVVFQLRQKLEALQSSGLPESFRVPYDPGLRAGALMIEQCKVMASKKKPLWLQFKRADPSTLSKDPIGIIFKDGDDLRQDMLILQILLIMESIWETESLDLCLLPYGCISTGNRIGMIEIVKDATTIANIQQSVVGSTGAFKDEILYQWLRDKCVSEDKFQQAVERFLYSCGGYCVATYVLGIGDRHNDNIMITESGNLFHIDFGHILGNYKSFMGISKEWVPFVLTPDFLYVMGTSGKKSSPNFQKFQDVCVKAYLALRHHTNLLIILFSMMLMTGMPQLTSKEDIEYIREALTVGRSEDEAQRHLLDQIEICREKGWMVQINWFVHLVLGIKQGVEKRST; encoded by the exons ATGGACGGGCAGCAGATCCAGGTGAGCGACGAAGAGCCCAAAGTCCTGCGAGAAGAGACccggagaaggagaagaaagaaagcCATCACCTCGTCCTCCTGCACCTCCATGGATCAGATCACTGTTGAGTTCGTCCTGCCCACTGCGACGCGTGGTGGGAACAGCCCCGACACTCTGCTGCTGGAGGTCGCTGGAAACTGGACGGTGGAACAG GTGAAAGCTCAGGTGTGGCTGAAGGCGGTGACTCTGAACCTCTGTCCTGACTTCTACCAGCGGTATTCTCCTGATCACTGCATCCTGCTCTATCAGAAGAAAGGCAACATATGCGAGATCTACGACAAGCACCAAGTCTTCCAGACGCTGGACTGCATCCGTTACTGGAGAG CCCTGAAGAAAGACGTGGGGCGTATCCAGTTGGCTCCCCGTCCGCAGCCCTCAGATGAGTCCCTACAGTACCAGCGCTACTTAAACTACCTGATCGGCTACGATGTGACAGATGTCAGTAATGTGCACGACGACGAGCTGGAGTTTACCCGCAGGAAGCTGCTGACACCAAGACGCATCGAGCTGTCTGACCGCGATGCAAAACTCTACTCCATGGACCCCTGGGTGACCCGCAAGCCGTTGCCTGACCATCTCCTCAGCAAG GTCAGTAACGGTCACATCCTGGTGGTGATCCACATCAGCACAGCCAGCCAGACCATCAAGGTCTCCATCGATGACACGCCAGCACAG GTATTGGTGAGCTTTTTTGCCAAGACGGCAAACAAGAGAGTTTTGCTGGGGATTCCTGACAACATGTGTGAGGCAGACTTTGTGCTACGTGTGTGTGGGAG GGAGGAGTACCTGTACGGAGATAAACCGCTGCAGAACTTCAACTGGATCCGTCAGTGTCTGAAGAACGGGGAGGAAATCCACCTGGTTCTGGAGAGGCCACCTGATACAGAGCTGGATCTGGTTCAGAAGGAGGACTGGGCACAAGTGGATGACTGCACTGGAGTCGCAG GTACCCATGAGCAGCTGACCATCGATGAGAAGGACCATGAGCGAGTGTTCACCATCTCTATGTgggactgtaacaggaagttcAGAGTGAAGGTGCTGGGTATTGACATCCCATCCCTCCCCAAAATCCCGGAGTTTATTGTCTTCATAGAAGCCAGCATTTTCCACGGCCAGCAGCTTTTAGCCCAG GAGAGGACGTCCTCTAAAACCTTCAATGAAGAAGTGCTGTGGAACTGCTGGTTGGAGTTTAACATTAAGATCAAGGACCTGCCTAAAGGAGCACGACTCAACCTCCAG GTGAGCTGCGGGAAGCAGCCCTTGACACCAAACTCCAAGGGAGCCTCAGCCTACCAGGATAGTACAGCAGGGACAGGCAGCCATGATG GTAAAACCAAGAGCCGACTTCTGTACTACGTCAACTTGCTACTGATCGACCACCGCTCTCTGCTGCGCCAGGGCGAGTTCATCCTCCACATGTGGAAAATGCCAGAGAAAAgcgaagagagcagcagcagcataaaCGCAGACAAGCTCACCTCAGCCACCAACCCAGACAAGGCCTCTGCCATGGCCATCGCCATCCTACTGGACAAGTATTGCTACCCTGTGGTGCTGCCCAAGAGTCGAGATGTGGGCCGGGACATCGGGGCCGGAAGTGaggaagcagagggaggagaaagaggtCAGAGAGAGATGCCGAATCACCTGAAGAAACAGTTTGCAGCTATCGTGGCCACCGACCCCCTGCATCCTCTCAGTCCTGAGGACAAAGAGCTGCTGTGGCACTTCAGACATGAGTGTATGCGTGACCCCAG GGCTTACCCAAAGCTTCTGGGTTCAGTCAGGTGGGGGAAACAGGAAGATGTTTTGGCAATACACCGTCTACTGGAGCGCAGCAGTGCGTGGGACAGCAG TGGTCTGGATGTTGGTCTGGCCATGCAGCTGCTCGACTGTCACTACTCAGACGCTCAGGTTCGCTCTATGGCTGTCAGGAAGCTGGAGACTTTGGGAGATGACGATGTGCTCAGATACCTTCTGCAGCTCGTACAA gcAGTCAAGTTTGAGCCCTACCATGACAGTGCCCTGGTCAGGTTCCTGTTGAAGAGAGCTCTGAGG AGTAAGCGCATCGGCCATTTTCTCTTCTGGTTCCTGCGGAGTGAGATCGCCCAGTCAATGCATTACCAGCAGAGATATGCTGTCCTGCTGGAGGCCTACCTCAGAGGCTGTGGTGAAGACATGCTGCAGGACTTTAGGAAACAG GTGGAGATGACGGAGGCTCTGCAGAAAGTGACCCGTGAGATGAAGGCCATGTCTGCCGAGAAGTACGATATTACTGTACAAG TGGTGTTTCAGTTGCGTCAGAAGCTGGAGGCACTGCAGTCATCTGGTCTGCCGGAGAGTTTCAGAGTCCCTTACGATCCTGGACTAAGAGCTGGAGCCCTGATG ATCGAGCAGTGTAAAGTGATGGCATCTAAGAAGAAGCCCCTGTGGCTGCAGTTTAAAAGGGCCGACCCCAGCACTCTCTCCAAAGACCCCATCGGCATCATCTTCAAAGACGGCGATGACCTCAGACAGGATATGCTCATCCTGCAG ATTCTGCTGATCATGGAGTCGATCTGGGAGACTGAATCACTGGATCTCTGTCTGTTACCGTACGGCTGCATCTCCACTGGAAACAGAATAG GTATGATAGAGATTGTGAAGGACGCCACCACCATAGCTAACATCCAGCAGAGTGTTGTGGGAAGCACTGGAGCTTTTAAAGATGAAATCCTTTATCAGTGGCTGCGGGACAAGTGTGTCAGTGAGGACAAG TTCCAGCAGGCTGTGGAGAGGTTCCTGTACTCCTGTGGTGGCTACTGTGTGGCTACCTATGTCCTGGGTATTGGGGATCGCCACAATGACAACATCATGATCACTGAATCTG GGAATCTCTTCCACATCGACTTTGGTCACATCCTGGGGAATTACAAGAGTTTCATGGGAATCAGTAAGGAGTGGGTCCCCTTTGTGCTCACACCTGACTTCCTATACGTCATGGGaacatcaggaaagaaaagTAGCCCCAACTTCCAGAAATTCCAG GACGTGTGTGTGAAGGCTTACCTCGCCCTTCGGCACCACACCAACCTGCTCATCATCCTCTTTTCCATGATGCTGATGACCG GAATGCCCCAGCTGACTAGTAAGGAGGATATCGAGTACATCCGTGAGGCGCTGACTGTCGGGCGCAGCGAGGACGAGGCGCAGCGTCACCTACTGGACCAGATAGAGATCTGCAGGGAAAAAGGCTGGATGGTTCAGATCAACTGGTTTGTTCACCTGGTGCTGGGGATCAAGCAGGGGGTGGAGAAACGGTCTACTTAA
- the LOC125882949 gene encoding HMG box-containing protein 1-like isoform X1: protein MKRTSCTELTNQNERSCRLTAALANSIAGGKVFIPAPFPVQGDCFVPVDIMVWEVVTPAVLSNDPKHQSVRHSEPQGEHTEEMMDADGDQPHDLLCFEQHLPASPGFPTSDSYMEYDDLPDLQEVQEEAEPTAPPVYQVDVGVSHQERHAHTQPPDTHWLTQLAHIATGPQSPLLQEPLNSSSSSVCLSSTSSNLHSYARPPPPLPSSTLSPPRGHGRERRRSRKSSECGSAVSTRSSLSDDEDMGWSFSCPPTAWHCFLKGTHLRFHHGSNVEWQDVEDLDSADEDSGDEEQSRSLKSYGSEGLQLVEHSEIVLSGQTVLQLTFDPGAFGHAPMTARCQLDHPFYVKNKGRSGRRTLELLKTYHLIYTLFYFLSGWSSFHPSLTVVHYGIPCYEMEVGDVCLPPGHRDAKHTDDSQVFDTFRSYDFTPLDSSAVYVLSSMARRRRASQSSGGAVSPDRDTSQDSHSPGHSHSPHQKPTKAQQASPAGSNNVTPQKCKRPMNAFMLFAKKFRVEYTQMYPGKDNRAISVLLGERWKKMRSEERRAFTVQAKALADEQKRLNPDCWKRKRTNSGCQGN, encoded by the exons ATGAAGAGGACAAGCTGCACggagctgaccaatcagaatgaGAGGAGCTGTAGATTGACAGCAGCTCTGGCCAATAGCATCGCTGGAGGAAAGGTGTTTATACCAGCCCCCTTTCCCGTACAAGGCGACTGTTTTG TGCCTGTGGACATCATGGTTTGGGAGGTGGTGACCCCAGCTGTGCTGTCCAACGACCCCAAACATCAGAGCGTGCGGCATTCTGAGCCTCAGGGTGAGCACACAG AAGAGATGATGGATGCAGATGGAGACCAACCACATGACCTGCTCTGCTTTGAGCAACACCTCCCCGCCTCACCTGGCTTCCCCACCAGTGACAGCTACATGGAATACG ATGACCTCCCAGACCTGCAGGAGGTCCAGGAGGAGGCGGAGCCAACAGCACCACCGGTCTACCAGGTGGACGTGGGTGTGTCACACCAGGAgcgacatgcacacacacagcctcctgacacacactggctgACGCAGCTGGCTCACATCGCCACTGGACCTCAGAGCCCACTGCTGCAGGAGCCTCTTAACAGCAG CTCCTCTTCAGTCTGCCTCTCCAGCACCAGCAGTAATCTACATTCCTACGCtcggcctcctcctcctctccccagcagcacCTTGTCGCCCCCTAGAGGTCATGGCAGGGAGCGTCGGCGCAGCAGG AAGAGCAGTGAGTGTGGTTCTGCTGTGTCAACCAGATCCTCTCTGTCTGACGATGAAGACATGGGCTGGAGCTTCTCCTGTCCACCCACCGCCTGGCACTGCTTTCTCAAAG GCACTCACCTGCGTTTCCACCACGGCTCTAATGTGGAGTGGCAGGATGTCGAGGACCTGGACtctgctgatgaagactctGGTGATGAGGAACAATCCAGGTCTCTGAAG AGTTATGGCTCTGAGGGTTTGCAGCTTGTGGAACATTCAGAGATTGTGCTGTCTGGTCAGACTGTCCtacagctgacctttgaccctggaGCATTCGGACATGCTCCCATGACCGCCCGGTGCCAACTTGACCACCCCTTCTACGTCAAAAACAAAGGTAGGAGTGGTAGGAGAACACTGGAACTGTTAAAAACATATCATCTTATTTACACtctgttttactttttatcagGGTGGTCGTCATTTCACCCGAGCTTGACCGTGGTGCATTATGGGATACCATGCTATGAAATGGAGGTTGGAGATGTGTGCCTCCCTCCAGGACACAGAGATGCCAAACACACCGATGACTCGCAGGTCTTTGACACATTTAGGAG TTATGATTTCACTCCTCTGGACTCCTCTGCGGTTTACGTGTTGAGCAGTATGGCCAGGCGGCGGCGTGCGTCCCAGTCCAGCGGGGGAGCTGTTTCTCCAGACAGAGACACATCACAAG ACAGCCACAGTCCAGGTCACTCCCACTCTCCTCATCAAAAGCCAACCAAAGCCCAGCAAGCCAGCCCAGCAGGAAGTAATAACGTCACACCCCAAAAGTGCAAGCGGCCAATGAACGCCTTCATGCTGTTTGCCAAGAAGTTCAGGGTGGAGTACACACAAATGTACCCGGGCAAGGACAACAG agcgATCAGCGTCCTCCTCGGGGAGCGATGGAAGAAAATGCGAAGTGAGGAGCGACGGGCGTTCACAGTGCAAGCCAAAGCCCTCGCAGACGAACAGAAAAGACTCAACCCAGACTGCTGGAAACGCAAACGAACCAACTCt GGTTGTCAGGGAAATTAA
- the LOC125882949 gene encoding HMG box-containing protein 1-like isoform X3: MSPRPFIAYTLQLSVGLGYCVCGGWGDSVPVDIMVWEVVTPAVLSNDPKHQSVRHSEPQGEHTEEMMDADGDQPHDLLCFEQHLPASPGFPTSDSYMEYDDLPDLQEVQEEAEPTAPPVYQVDVGVSHQERHAHTQPPDTHWLTQLAHIATGPQSPLLQEPLNSSSSSVCLSSTSSNLHSYARPPPPLPSSTLSPPRGHGRERRRSRKSSECGSAVSTRSSLSDDEDMGWSFSCPPTAWHCFLKGTHLRFHHGSNVEWQDVEDLDSADEDSGDEEQSRSLKSYGSEGLQLVEHSEIVLSGQTVLQLTFDPGAFGHAPMTARCQLDHPFYVKNKGRSGRRTLELLKTYHLIYTLFYFLSGWSSFHPSLTVVHYGIPCYEMEVGDVCLPPGHRDAKHTDDSQVFDTFRSYDFTPLDSSAVYVLSSMARRRRASQSSGGAVSPDRDTSQDSHSPGHSHSPHQKPTKAQQASPAGSNNVTPQKCKRPMNAFMLFAKKFRVEYTQMYPGKDNRAISVLLGERWKKMRSEERRAFTVQAKALADEQKRLNPDCWKRKRTNSGCQGN; this comes from the exons ATGTCACCCCGACCATTTATAGCATAtacattacagctcagtgtaGGATTGGGTTACTGTGTCTGTGGCGGGTGGGGAGATTCTG TGCCTGTGGACATCATGGTTTGGGAGGTGGTGACCCCAGCTGTGCTGTCCAACGACCCCAAACATCAGAGCGTGCGGCATTCTGAGCCTCAGGGTGAGCACACAG AAGAGATGATGGATGCAGATGGAGACCAACCACATGACCTGCTCTGCTTTGAGCAACACCTCCCCGCCTCACCTGGCTTCCCCACCAGTGACAGCTACATGGAATACG ATGACCTCCCAGACCTGCAGGAGGTCCAGGAGGAGGCGGAGCCAACAGCACCACCGGTCTACCAGGTGGACGTGGGTGTGTCACACCAGGAgcgacatgcacacacacagcctcctgacacacactggctgACGCAGCTGGCTCACATCGCCACTGGACCTCAGAGCCCACTGCTGCAGGAGCCTCTTAACAGCAG CTCCTCTTCAGTCTGCCTCTCCAGCACCAGCAGTAATCTACATTCCTACGCtcggcctcctcctcctctccccagcagcacCTTGTCGCCCCCTAGAGGTCATGGCAGGGAGCGTCGGCGCAGCAGG AAGAGCAGTGAGTGTGGTTCTGCTGTGTCAACCAGATCCTCTCTGTCTGACGATGAAGACATGGGCTGGAGCTTCTCCTGTCCACCCACCGCCTGGCACTGCTTTCTCAAAG GCACTCACCTGCGTTTCCACCACGGCTCTAATGTGGAGTGGCAGGATGTCGAGGACCTGGACtctgctgatgaagactctGGTGATGAGGAACAATCCAGGTCTCTGAAG AGTTATGGCTCTGAGGGTTTGCAGCTTGTGGAACATTCAGAGATTGTGCTGTCTGGTCAGACTGTCCtacagctgacctttgaccctggaGCATTCGGACATGCTCCCATGACCGCCCGGTGCCAACTTGACCACCCCTTCTACGTCAAAAACAAAGGTAGGAGTGGTAGGAGAACACTGGAACTGTTAAAAACATATCATCTTATTTACACtctgttttactttttatcagGGTGGTCGTCATTTCACCCGAGCTTGACCGTGGTGCATTATGGGATACCATGCTATGAAATGGAGGTTGGAGATGTGTGCCTCCCTCCAGGACACAGAGATGCCAAACACACCGATGACTCGCAGGTCTTTGACACATTTAGGAG TTATGATTTCACTCCTCTGGACTCCTCTGCGGTTTACGTGTTGAGCAGTATGGCCAGGCGGCGGCGTGCGTCCCAGTCCAGCGGGGGAGCTGTTTCTCCAGACAGAGACACATCACAAG ACAGCCACAGTCCAGGTCACTCCCACTCTCCTCATCAAAAGCCAACCAAAGCCCAGCAAGCCAGCCCAGCAGGAAGTAATAACGTCACACCCCAAAAGTGCAAGCGGCCAATGAACGCCTTCATGCTGTTTGCCAAGAAGTTCAGGGTGGAGTACACACAAATGTACCCGGGCAAGGACAACAG agcgATCAGCGTCCTCCTCGGGGAGCGATGGAAGAAAATGCGAAGTGAGGAGCGACGGGCGTTCACAGTGCAAGCCAAAGCCCTCGCAGACGAACAGAAAAGACTCAACCCAGACTGCTGGAAACGCAAACGAACCAACTCt GGTTGTCAGGGAAATTAA